In Gemmatimonadaceae bacterium, the following proteins share a genomic window:
- a CDS encoding HAMP domain-containing sensor histidine kinase, whose translation MKLRTRLGLGIVSITIILLIPLVLALQALERVHQTTRSLRDREFAASLVLGSFRETTDDVKRSEDALVLLADSASELRMRAQLDRLSLVADSLAAYTTRAAATDISNAILALRASTQAEYAAAVAGANNTAEEISVQRTRPALGTIERALARTEARLRDETRDRVADAASTTIEARRTAAGALAIALLLATLIAIWLTRSISRPVQDLERGMKAVADGDFTQRLPMVERRNDEFGRLATSYQAMTAQLSELDKLKAEFVSVASHELKTPINVIVGYLELLQENIYGELNPKQREICATLGKQAQTLTRLVKRLLDISRFEAGGGKLERRQVDLDRFLHSFETSFQVLALQREILFRVVRGNNLPSQVLWDEDRINEVLGNLLSNAFKFTDRGGTVELLVEGAEHEVCITVHDTGAGIASEQLPHIFEKFFQANNQAYAAVKGTGLGLAIAREIVEAHGGSVSVESTLGIGTTFTIILPIRAVITRRTPFRRMPAVEEVV comes from the coding sequence ATGAAGCTGCGTACGCGACTGGGTCTGGGGATCGTTTCCATCACGATCATCCTGCTCATTCCGCTGGTGCTCGCGCTTCAGGCTCTAGAGCGGGTGCATCAGACCACCCGCAGCCTGCGAGACCGGGAGTTTGCCGCTTCGCTGGTCCTCGGGAGCTTCCGCGAGACAACCGACGATGTCAAGCGGTCCGAAGATGCTTTGGTGCTGCTCGCAGACAGCGCCAGCGAGCTCCGTATGCGCGCGCAGCTGGACCGGTTGAGCCTGGTGGCAGACTCTCTGGCGGCTTACACGACACGAGCCGCGGCGACGGACATCTCCAACGCGATTCTTGCGCTCCGTGCCTCGACCCAGGCTGAGTATGCCGCGGCCGTCGCGGGGGCAAACAACACCGCCGAGGAGATTTCGGTTCAGCGCACCCGGCCGGCGCTTGGCACGATCGAGAGGGCGCTGGCGCGCACCGAAGCCAGGCTGCGGGACGAAACCCGTGATCGGGTGGCTGACGCCGCGTCGACCACTATCGAGGCAAGGCGGACCGCTGCCGGTGCACTGGCCATCGCCCTCCTCCTTGCCACTCTGATCGCAATCTGGCTCACCCGCTCAATCAGCCGTCCCGTGCAGGATCTGGAGCGTGGCATGAAAGCGGTCGCTGACGGCGACTTTACGCAGCGGCTGCCGATGGTCGAGCGGCGCAACGACGAGTTTGGGCGCCTCGCGACAAGCTACCAGGCGATGACGGCGCAATTATCCGAACTGGACAAGCTGAAAGCCGAATTTGTATCGGTCGCGTCCCATGAATTAAAGACGCCAATCAACGTGATCGTCGGATATCTGGAGCTGCTGCAGGAGAACATCTATGGCGAGCTCAATCCCAAGCAACGTGAAATCTGCGCGACGCTCGGCAAGCAGGCACAGACACTCACTCGGCTCGTGAAGCGCTTGCTGGACATCAGCCGGTTTGAGGCGGGTGGAGGAAAACTCGAGCGACGACAGGTTGACCTCGACCGCTTTCTACATTCGTTCGAGACGTCATTCCAGGTACTCGCACTGCAGCGCGAGATATTGTTCCGGGTGGTAAGAGGAAACAATCTTCCCTCGCAGGTGTTATGGGACGAGGACAGGATCAACGAAGTGCTCGGCAATCTACTTTCAAACGCCTTCAAATTCACTGACCGCGGCGGCACAGTCGAGCTGCTTGTGGAAGGTGCAGAGCATGAAGTGTGTATCACGGTGCACGACACTGGCGCCGGGATTGCATCGGAACAGTTGCCCCATATCTTCGAGAAATTTTTTCAGGCGAACAATCAGGCATACGCGGCGGTCAAGGGAACGGGTCTTGGCTTGGCGATCGCCCGGGAGATCGTCGAAGCACACGGCGGATCCGTTTCAGTGGAGAGCACATTGGGAATCGGGACAACATTTACGATCATTCTGCCTATCAGAGCAGTGATCACCCGCCGCACTCCATTCCGGCGCATGCCTGCGGTGGAGGAAGTCGTTTGA
- the asnS gene encoding asparagine--tRNA ligase, with protein sequence MTPPYARISELGPHAGQVVHVRGWVTHLRSSGKIAFVVMRDGSGMLQCVLVKNSLAAETWERFATLSQETTIEVTGEVRQDARSAGGFELGVSGLEVLGASPVDYPIQPKEHGIDFLLDNRHFWLRSGRQRAIAKIRHEVEQAVRDFFYERDFTLVDTPVLTAAIGERSGLFSTEYFDEGTAYLAQTGQLYGEAAAAAFGKIYCFGPTFRAEKSKTRRHLTEFWMVEPEVAFNDSDDNMRLQQEFVSYLVTRCLERRRPELIELERDLSKLESVAPPFPRIDYSEAVRILKSKGSSVEWGDDLGAEDESLLVEGHDRPIFIYNYPKEAKAFYMKENPQDPRTVLCNDCLAPEGYGEIIGGSQREDDYDRLLHRIQEEKLPVVAYGWYLDLRKYGTFVHSGFGLGLERTVSWICGLPHLRESIAFPRMMHRLRP encoded by the coding sequence ATGACTCCCCCATACGCGCGCATATCCGAACTCGGCCCTCACGCCGGACAAGTTGTCCACGTTCGGGGCTGGGTCACCCATCTCCGCTCTTCCGGCAAGATTGCATTTGTGGTCATGCGCGACGGGAGCGGAATGTTGCAGTGTGTGCTCGTGAAAAATAGTCTTGCAGCCGAGACGTGGGAACGGTTCGCGACCCTATCTCAGGAAACGACGATCGAAGTTACCGGCGAGGTACGCCAGGATGCGCGTTCCGCGGGCGGTTTCGAGCTTGGTGTAAGTGGTCTGGAGGTGCTCGGCGCCAGCCCCGTGGATTACCCGATTCAGCCAAAGGAGCACGGGATCGATTTTCTTCTCGACAACCGGCATTTCTGGCTCCGGTCGGGGCGCCAGCGCGCGATCGCGAAAATACGTCACGAAGTGGAACAGGCCGTTCGCGACTTTTTCTATGAGCGTGACTTCACTCTTGTCGATACGCCGGTCCTGACAGCGGCGATCGGTGAGCGCAGCGGACTCTTCTCCACCGAGTATTTCGACGAGGGAACCGCGTATTTGGCCCAGACCGGACAGCTTTACGGAGAAGCCGCCGCGGCGGCGTTCGGTAAGATTTACTGCTTCGGACCGACGTTTCGCGCGGAGAAATCCAAAACCCGCCGCCATCTTACCGAGTTCTGGATGGTGGAGCCCGAGGTGGCGTTCAACGACTCGGATGACAACATGCGGTTGCAGCAGGAGTTCGTTTCATATCTTGTAACGCGGTGCCTCGAACGACGAAGACCGGAGTTAATCGAACTCGAGCGCGATTTATCGAAGCTCGAATCCGTGGCTCCGCCATTCCCGAGGATCGATTATTCCGAGGCCGTGCGTATTCTCAAATCGAAAGGCAGTTCCGTGGAATGGGGCGACGATCTTGGTGCCGAAGACGAATCTTTGCTCGTCGAAGGTCACGATCGCCCTATCTTCATTTATAACTATCCGAAAGAGGCCAAGGCATTCTACATGAAAGAGAACCCGCAGGACCCGCGGACGGTTCTCTGCAACGACTGTCTTGCGCCGGAAGGGTACGGCGAAATTATTGGCGGCTCACAGCGCGAAGACGACTACGACCGGTTGCTTCATCGAATCCAGGAAGAAAAACTGCCGGTCGTGGCATACGGCTGGTACCTGGATCTCCGGAAATACGGGACGTTCGTTCATTCGGGGTTCGGTCTTGGGCTCGAGCGCACTGTCTCGTGGATCTGCGGGCTTCCACACCTCCGCGAATCAATTGCCTTCCCCCGGATGATGCACCGATTACGGCCGTAG
- the mazG gene encoding nucleoside triphosphate pyrophosphohydrolase, producing MTEPATLNDTVSLMRDLRLRCDWDAAQTHASLRPYLIEESQELDDALRDGDPMLMKEELGDVLLQVLFHAVIAEERGEFSISDVAEALIAKMHARHPHLYGNGVREPWEKMKSKKRASIADGLPVALPPLHRAHRLQDRAAGVGFDWPDTSGPAAKVEEELAEVRAHLQDAALRPHGAPPVFDAAHAALELELGDLLFACVNLCRKANVHASLALDLANSKFEARFRKVETLATKRGIALGDASLEDLDSLWDEVKLDG from the coding sequence ATGACTGAACCTGCCACGTTAAATGACACTGTCTCGCTGATGCGAGACCTTCGCCTGCGTTGCGACTGGGATGCCGCGCAGACCCATGCATCGCTCAGACCCTACCTCATCGAGGAATCGCAGGAGCTCGACGATGCCCTGCGCGATGGCGACCCGATGTTGATGAAGGAGGAACTCGGCGACGTTTTGCTTCAGGTTCTTTTTCATGCCGTGATCGCAGAAGAACGGGGTGAATTCAGCATTTCAGATGTCGCCGAAGCGCTGATCGCAAAGATGCACGCCCGGCATCCGCATCTGTACGGTAACGGCGTCAGGGAGCCATGGGAGAAAATGAAGTCGAAGAAGCGCGCGTCGATTGCCGACGGGCTGCCGGTGGCTCTTCCGCCGTTACACCGCGCGCACAGGCTTCAGGACCGCGCGGCGGGAGTCGGATTTGACTGGCCGGATACGAGCGGCCCCGCCGCGAAGGTCGAGGAAGAGCTGGCGGAAGTACGGGCTCACCTGCAGGACGCCGCGCTTCGGCCACACGGCGCGCCTCCCGTCTTCGACGCGGCGCACGCGGCGCTCGAACTGGAACTGGGTGACCTTCTGTTTGCCTGTGTTAATCTGTGCCGAAAGGCAAACGTGCATGCCTCGCTTGCGCTGGATCTGGCAAATTCAAAGTTCGAGGCGCGCTTCAGAAAGGTCGAGACGCTCGCCACGAAACGCGGGATCGCGCTCGGGGACGCAAGCCTCGAAGACCTCGATTCTCTGTGGGACGAGGTGAAGCTGGACGGGTAA
- the alr gene encoding alanine racemase, whose amino-acid sequence MPALSRAWVEVDLAALCRNAAAAASSAGAPLLPMVKADAYGLGAVPVARALESIEPWGFGVATIDEGVELREGGISRPVVVFTPLLVHELEAAAAASLTPALGSSESILQWRMYGLPYHLSVDTGMSRAGVPWREVAQLKDALEANPPSGAFTHFHSAQLDDSSMAAQISRFNEALTSLSSRPLLVHAEGSAAIVRHRGVSWDLARPGIFLYGVATVSGASVEPEPVVHLRGMVVDIRTIEPGDTVSYDATFTATSRTRIATVGIGYADGYPRSLSNTGEALVGGGRVSIAGRVTMDMVMLDVTGVDCDLGDVVTLIGRSPDGGGILTVAAVAEKASMSPYELLTGLKSRTGRTYLDA is encoded by the coding sequence ATGCCGGCCCTGAGCCGCGCGTGGGTCGAAGTCGATCTCGCCGCACTTTGCAGAAACGCCGCCGCTGCTGCTTCAAGTGCCGGAGCACCTCTTCTGCCGATGGTGAAGGCCGACGCCTATGGGCTTGGTGCGGTTCCCGTCGCCCGTGCACTCGAATCAATCGAGCCATGGGGATTTGGCGTAGCGACGATCGATGAAGGTGTGGAGCTTCGGGAAGGAGGCATTTCACGTCCGGTCGTCGTTTTTACTCCATTGCTGGTTCATGAGCTCGAAGCCGCCGCAGCCGCGTCTCTGACTCCTGCTCTCGGGTCATCGGAAAGCATCCTGCAGTGGAGAATGTATGGGCTCCCATATCATTTGTCGGTCGATACCGGGATGAGTCGCGCGGGTGTGCCCTGGCGTGAGGTAGCGCAATTGAAAGACGCGCTGGAAGCCAATCCCCCATCTGGGGCGTTCACGCACTTCCATTCCGCGCAGCTCGACGATTCTTCCATGGCGGCTCAGATATCGCGATTCAACGAGGCCCTGACATCGTTGTCCAGCCGTCCCCTACTGGTGCATGCTGAAGGCAGCGCCGCGATCGTTCGCCACAGGGGCGTTTCGTGGGATCTGGCACGGCCGGGGATCTTTCTTTACGGCGTGGCGACGGTTTCCGGCGCATCGGTCGAACCTGAACCTGTCGTTCACCTGCGGGGGATGGTAGTTGATATTCGGACGATCGAGCCCGGAGACACCGTGAGCTACGATGCCACGTTCACCGCCACTTCCCGCACCCGGATCGCGACGGTGGGGATCGGTTACGCGGATGGTTATCCGCGCTCCCTCAGCAATACCGGCGAAGCCCTCGTTGGTGGCGGGCGTGTCAGCATCGCCGGGCGCGTAACGATGGACATGGTCATGCTCGATGTAACCGGCGTCGATTGCGACCTTGGGGATGTTGTAACGCTGATTGGCCGCTCGCCTGATGGAGGCGGGATTCTCACAGTCGCCGCCGTCGCCGAGAAGGCCTCGATGTCCCCATATGAGTTGCTGACGGGGTTGAAAAGCAGAACTGGAAGAACCTACCTCGATGCCTGA
- a CDS encoding phosphopentomutase yields MPDCRRAIIIVLDGVGIGEAPDAAAYGDAGSNTLGNIARAVGGLNLPTLASYGLGNITELAGMAPVANSLGAWGRMNPASAGKDSIAGHWEIAGVQLARPFPTYPAGFPDDLLRELSRLTGRGVIANTIGSGTAILEKFGDRHVSTGEWVVYTSADSVCQVAAHEGVVPLEELYAACALARGLLVEPHDVSRVIARPFAGKSGSYSRTPNRRDYALAPPTETLLDALAAAGIARDGIGKVDDLFAGRSLVARHTASNAEGIENLRAWLESDRCGLLFVNLVDFDQLYGHRNDVAGFYNSLREFDFALPSLVSALHEDDLLFITADHGNDPTTASTDHSREAVPMLAIGHSVVPADLGTRATFSDLGATTGEWFGVSFSGAGTSFLSRLTAR; encoded by the coding sequence ATGCCTGATTGCCGGCGCGCGATCATCATTGTGCTCGACGGCGTGGGCATCGGCGAAGCCCCCGATGCTGCCGCCTACGGCGACGCGGGCAGTAACACGCTCGGTAACATTGCAAGGGCGGTCGGCGGATTGAACCTGCCGACACTCGCATCATACGGGCTCGGCAATATCACCGAGCTTGCGGGCATGGCTCCGGTAGCGAACTCACTGGGTGCATGGGGCAGGATGAACCCCGCATCGGCGGGCAAGGACAGCATCGCCGGCCACTGGGAGATTGCGGGAGTCCAGCTCGCCCGGCCGTTCCCCACTTATCCAGCCGGCTTTCCCGATGACTTGCTGCGCGAGCTCAGCCGGCTGACAGGCCGTGGCGTGATCGCAAACACCATCGGCAGCGGGACGGCGATACTCGAAAAGTTCGGCGACCGGCATGTGTCGACCGGGGAGTGGGTTGTCTACACATCTGCCGATTCCGTCTGTCAGGTTGCCGCGCACGAGGGAGTGGTGCCTCTCGAAGAGCTCTACGCCGCATGTGCTCTCGCGCGCGGACTGCTTGTCGAACCCCACGATGTCTCTCGTGTCATCGCTCGGCCATTCGCGGGAAAATCGGGCTCGTACTCGCGTACTCCCAACCGCCGCGATTACGCGCTGGCGCCACCCACGGAGACGCTGCTGGATGCGCTTGCTGCTGCGGGGATCGCTCGTGACGGTATCGGGAAGGTGGACGATCTTTTCGCCGGCCGCTCGCTCGTCGCCCGGCATACCGCGTCAAACGCAGAAGGCATTGAGAATCTCCGGGCGTGGCTCGAGAGTGATCGATGTGGGCTCCTTTTCGTCAACCTAGTAGATTTCGACCAGCTATACGGGCACCGCAACGACGTCGCGGGGTTTTACAACTCGCTGCGAGAGTTCGACTTCGCACTTCCTTCGCTTGTTTCCGCACTCCACGAGGACGACCTGCTTTTTATAACCGCCGACCACGGTAATGACCCAACCACGGCCTCTACCGATCATTCCCGTGAGGCGGTGCCGATGCTGGCCATCGGACACTCCGTCGTTCCTGCCGACCTCGGCACGCGCGCGACTTTTTCCGATCTCGGCGCAACCACTGGTGAGTGGTTCGGTGTCTCATTTTCCGGTGCAGGTACCTCATTTCTTTCGCGTTTGACGGCGAGGTGA
- the cdd gene encoding cytidine deaminase, with translation MNAGDTAADVREALRDAAFAALENAYAPYSRFRVGAALLTTTGEIVAGCNVENSAYGETICAERVAVAGAVARGMTSFVNIAIASESEEPAPPCGSCRQTMSEFAPDLHITSYARNGKQITWHLAELLPQAFAPDHLSGRM, from the coding sequence GTGAACGCCGGCGACACGGCGGCTGACGTCAGGGAGGCTTTACGGGACGCCGCATTCGCTGCGTTGGAAAACGCCTATGCTCCGTATTCGCGCTTTCGTGTTGGAGCGGCGCTGCTTACGACAACCGGCGAGATCGTCGCTGGCTGCAATGTAGAAAACTCGGCGTATGGAGAGACGATCTGCGCTGAGCGCGTCGCGGTTGCAGGGGCGGTTGCACGGGGCATGACGTCGTTTGTAAACATCGCGATCGCAAGCGAGTCGGAGGAGCCAGCGCCACCGTGCGGGTCATGCCGCCAGACGATGAGCGAATTCGCTCCTGATCTTCACATTACTAGCTATGCAAGAAACGGGAAGCAGATCACATGGCATCTCGCCGAGCTGCTGCCACAGGCGTTCGCGCCCGACCATTTAAGTGGAAGGATGTAA
- a CDS encoding ATP-binding protein, translating to MAELPHNPGQLILVADDVPANIELLFDQLHSFGYRTVSASDGPSAVAACFEHKPDLCILDVGMPPGELGVDSRSTGFEVCRRIKRDPRTARIPVIFVTALNDTGDRVRGIEAGGDDFLTKPHNRMVLGARVRSLLKLKSATDALENSYRQLRELEKVRDDLMKMIVHDLKSPLTSVLATLEMLTDGDFGALSANQKGAVSDAESKAEDLLALIEDILEVARIEESAVTLSVEPIAPGALLAELRFEWDHRFHQERTNATVQVDDDTPVFHADKPLLKRVFSNLIQNAITHSSSPIDLVMSARRAGENVLFTVADSGPGIPREYHEVIFRKFGQVAGGATPRVRSSGLGLTFCKLVVDLHGGMIWVNSHEGKGSTFYFQIPVEAALQEVSPPTAK from the coding sequence ATGGCAGAGTTGCCGCATAACCCGGGGCAGCTCATCCTGGTCGCCGACGATGTGCCGGCGAACATCGAGTTGCTATTCGACCAGCTTCACTCGTTCGGCTACCGAACGGTTTCAGCGTCCGATGGCCCGTCGGCGGTGGCTGCGTGCTTCGAGCATAAGCCCGATCTGTGCATCCTGGACGTCGGGATGCCACCCGGTGAACTGGGCGTCGACAGCCGCTCAACCGGTTTCGAGGTATGCCGGCGAATAAAGCGTGACCCGCGGACGGCAAGAATCCCGGTGATCTTCGTCACGGCGCTCAACGACACAGGTGACAGGGTAAGGGGGATCGAGGCTGGGGGCGATGATTTTCTCACCAAGCCGCACAACCGCATGGTGCTCGGTGCGCGCGTGCGCAGTCTGCTCAAGCTGAAGTCGGCAACGGACGCCCTGGAGAACAGCTACCGGCAGCTCCGCGAGCTTGAAAAAGTGCGCGACGATCTTATGAAGATGATTGTCCACGACCTGAAAAGTCCTCTCACTTCGGTTCTTGCAACGCTCGAAATGCTCACTGACGGCGACTTTGGCGCGCTGTCGGCGAATCAGAAAGGCGCGGTCAGTGACGCTGAGTCCAAGGCGGAAGATCTGCTGGCGCTGATCGAAGACATCCTCGAAGTTGCCCGCATCGAAGAGTCGGCAGTCACACTGTCAGTTGAACCGATCGCGCCCGGTGCGCTGCTCGCGGAGTTGCGTTTTGAATGGGATCATCGGTTTCACCAGGAACGTACGAACGCCACCGTGCAGGTCGACGACGATACGCCGGTGTTTCACGCCGACAAACCATTGCTTAAACGGGTTTTCTCAAATCTCATCCAGAATGCAATCACCCATTCGTCGAGTCCGATCGACCTTGTCATGAGTGCGCGGCGAGCTGGAGAGAACGTACTGTTCACTGTTGCTGACAGCGGTCCCGGTATACCGCGAGAGTATCACGAGGTGATCTTCCGAAAATTCGGCCAGGTTGCCGGTGGTGCGACGCCCCGCGTCCGCAGTTCGGGCCTTGGTTTGACGTTCTGCAAACTTGTGGTCGACCTGCACGGCGGAATGATCTGGGTCAACAGTCACGAAGGCAAAGGCAGTACGTTTTACTTTCAGATTCCGGTAGAGGCGGCACTGCAGGAAGTCTCTCCGCCTACGGCGAAGTGA